The Streptomyces sp. NBC_01255 genome window below encodes:
- a CDS encoding demethylmenaquinone methyltransferase: protein MTRATLDKQPHEVASMFDDVAANYDLTNDVLSLGQDRRWRKEVAKAVDARPAQKILDLAAGTATSSQPFARAGAYVVPCDFSIGMLQVGKKRHPWMPFTAGDGMKLPFRDDVFDAVTISFGLRNIQDTEAALRELYRVTKPGGRVVISEFSHPTWAPFRTVYEEYLMRALPPVARAVSSNPDAYVYLAESIQSWPDQPTLAGMLQKAGWSKVAWRNLTGGIVALHRGFKA, encoded by the coding sequence GTGACCCGCGCAACCCTGGACAAGCAGCCGCACGAAGTCGCCTCGATGTTCGACGACGTGGCGGCGAACTACGACCTCACCAACGACGTGCTCTCCCTCGGGCAGGACCGCCGCTGGCGCAAGGAGGTCGCGAAGGCCGTCGACGCCCGCCCCGCGCAGAAGATTCTCGACCTCGCGGCGGGTACGGCCACGTCCTCGCAGCCCTTCGCCCGCGCGGGCGCGTACGTCGTGCCCTGCGACTTCTCGATCGGGATGCTCCAGGTCGGCAAGAAGCGCCACCCGTGGATGCCGTTCACGGCGGGCGACGGCATGAAGCTGCCCTTCCGTGACGACGTCTTCGACGCCGTCACGATCTCCTTCGGGCTGCGGAACATCCAGGACACCGAGGCGGCGCTGCGCGAGCTGTACCGGGTGACGAAGCCGGGCGGCCGGGTCGTCATCTCCGAGTTCTCGCACCCCACCTGGGCGCCGTTCCGCACGGTGTACGAGGAGTACCTGATGCGCGCGCTGCCGCCGGTGGCCCGCGCCGTCTCCTCGAACCCCGACGCGTACGTGTACCTGGCCGAGTCCATCCAGTCCTGGCCGGACCAGCCGACCCTGGCGGGCATGCTCCAGAAGGCCGGCTGGTCGAAGGTGGCCTGGCGGAACCTGACCGGTGGGATCGTGGCGCTCCACCGGGGGTTCAAGGCCTGA
- a CDS encoding SigE family RNA polymerase sigma factor, with the protein MDVGSVAGFEEFARAAQQRLYRTAYLLCGDAETARDLTQTTLAKLYQHWRRAGAADHPYAYAKTVLTRTFLSERRRRLRDLLALTRTGGTDPAPPADHTDLRVTLLGALAELPPRARAMVVLRYWEDQSVASVATLLRCSEATVKSQCSRSLARLRVRLADAGLSITES; encoded by the coding sequence GTGGACGTCGGGTCCGTCGCCGGGTTCGAGGAGTTCGCCCGGGCCGCCCAGCAGCGGCTGTACCGCACGGCGTACCTGCTCTGCGGCGACGCCGAGACCGCCCGGGACCTGACCCAGACCACGCTGGCCAAGCTGTACCAGCACTGGCGACGGGCGGGGGCCGCCGATCATCCGTACGCGTACGCCAAGACGGTGCTGACCCGCACCTTCCTGTCCGAGCGACGGCGCCGGCTGCGCGATCTGCTCGCGCTGACCCGGACCGGGGGCACGGACCCGGCACCGCCCGCCGACCACACCGATCTGCGCGTGACGCTGCTCGGCGCGCTCGCCGAACTCCCGCCCCGGGCACGGGCGATGGTCGTGCTGCGCTATTGGGAGGACCAGAGCGTGGCCTCCGTGGCGACCCTGCTGCGGTGCAGCGAGGCCACCGTCAAGAGCCAGTGCTCCCGTTCCCTTGCCCGACTTCGCGTACGCCTGGCGGATGCCGGGCTCTCGATCACGGAAAGCTGA
- a CDS encoding phosphodiester glycosidase family protein, translating into MTRNRRPWVAVVAALGAALALTSPASGAGQQATDPLATWAKGTAVTVAPGVTHTTWTEGPSALRAKARKLQIVEIDPTAGSLTLESTVGTRDGSAEHVTEQLAKVTPVAARHPYAGVNGGLFQREPAGAGVEKTAAHTSVSATDGVLHSSSCWSGGKGSTGAVIQYGIPYITKLLTDMQLIGPSGETVRIDDVNRTPGRPPHCARDSEDMEVSKTPPVFTDSDEIVVFTDDYGLPTPKPGTDPLVAATADTGFEVVVDAHGVVTQVREGRGGTAVPAGGRVIQGIGTRAQWLRDRLALDDRVTIDQKLHDVTLNRDIPLDKSVDVVSSFHQLLRHSKIPAELPDSCSGKETSADGTTLICTDSRTALGTNAQGHPVLVTLTGADNEDGDYLRSFAALLDSPLLGIVDAINLDGGGSTALVTKKPTEAQSKTHTPPTDPLDGGLVHREVADSVYTGIGGYGMYVKP; encoded by the coding sequence GTGACCAGGAACCGCCGCCCCTGGGTGGCCGTGGTGGCCGCCCTCGGCGCCGCCCTCGCCCTGACCTCCCCCGCCTCCGGCGCCGGTCAGCAGGCCACCGACCCGCTCGCCACCTGGGCCAAGGGCACAGCGGTCACGGTCGCCCCCGGCGTCACCCACACCACCTGGACCGAAGGCCCCTCCGCCCTCCGCGCCAAGGCCCGCAAGCTCCAGATCGTCGAGATCGACCCCACCGCCGGGTCTCTCACCCTGGAAAGCACCGTCGGCACGCGCGACGGCTCGGCCGAGCACGTCACGGAGCAGCTCGCCAAGGTCACCCCGGTGGCGGCCCGTCACCCGTACGCGGGAGTCAACGGCGGCCTGTTCCAGCGGGAGCCCGCCGGAGCCGGCGTCGAGAAGACCGCCGCGCACACCAGCGTCTCGGCCACGGACGGCGTCCTGCACAGCTCCAGTTGCTGGAGCGGCGGGAAGGGCAGCACCGGAGCGGTGATCCAGTACGGCATCCCGTACATCACCAAGCTCCTCACGGACATGCAGCTGATCGGCCCCTCCGGCGAGACCGTCCGGATCGACGACGTCAACCGGACCCCGGGACGCCCCCCGCACTGCGCGCGCGACTCCGAGGACATGGAGGTGAGCAAGACCCCGCCCGTCTTCACCGACAGCGACGAGATCGTCGTCTTCACCGACGACTACGGCCTGCCCACCCCGAAGCCCGGGACCGACCCCCTCGTCGCCGCCACCGCCGACACGGGCTTCGAGGTCGTCGTCGACGCGCACGGCGTCGTCACCCAGGTCCGCGAAGGCCGCGGCGGAACCGCGGTCCCCGCGGGCGGCCGCGTCATCCAGGGCATCGGCACCAGGGCCCAGTGGCTCCGCGACCGGCTCGCCCTCGACGACCGGGTGACGATCGACCAGAAGCTCCACGACGTCACCCTGAACCGGGACATCCCGCTGGACAAGTCGGTCGACGTCGTCAGCTCCTTCCACCAGCTGCTCCGCCACTCGAAGATCCCCGCCGAGCTGCCCGACTCCTGCAGCGGCAAGGAGACGAGCGCCGACGGCACGACCCTGATCTGCACCGACTCGCGCACCGCGCTCGGCACGAACGCCCAGGGCCACCCGGTGCTCGTCACCCTCACCGGGGCGGACAACGAGGACGGCGACTACCTGCGGAGCTTCGCCGCCCTCCTGGACTCCCCGCTGCTCGGGATCGTCGACGCCATCAACCTGGACGGCGGCGGCTCCACCGCCCTGGTGACGAAGAAGCCGACGGAGGCGCAGTCGAAGACCCACACCCCGCCGACGGACCCCCTGGACGGCGGGCTCGTGCACCGCGAGGTCGCCGACTCGGTGTACACCGGCATCGGCGGTTACGGCATGTACGTGAAGCCGTAG
- a CDS encoding geranylgeranyl reductase family protein: MTEQPLSEHTADVIVVGAGPAGSTTAYYLAKAGLDVLLLEKTAFPREKVCGDGLTPRATKQLVSMGIDISEEAGWLRNKGLRIIGGGVRLELDWPELASYPDYGLVRKRDDFDEQLARQAQKAGARLYERCNVGAPIVDDRTGRITGVHAKLGDEKREVTFHAPLVVAADGNSTRLSLAMGLHRREDRPMGVAVRTYFTSPRHDDDYLESWLELWDRRGPQDRLLPGYGWIFGMGDGTSNVGLGILNSSSAFRELDWREVLKAWCASMPEDWGYTPENMTTPIRGAALPMAFNRQPHYTKGLLLVGDAGGMVNPFNGEGIAYAMESGQIAADVIVQAHARTTPAQRELALRNYPQVLKDTYGGYYTLGRAFVKMIGNPKVMKIATQRGLTHPLLMKFTLKMLANLTDPTGGDAMDRIINGLSKVAPKA; encoded by the coding sequence GTGACCGAGCAGCCCCTCTCCGAGCACACCGCAGATGTGATCGTCGTCGGGGCGGGCCCGGCCGGCTCCACCACCGCGTACTACCTGGCCAAGGCCGGACTCGACGTCCTGCTCCTGGAGAAGACCGCTTTCCCCCGCGAGAAGGTCTGCGGCGACGGCCTCACCCCCCGCGCCACCAAGCAGCTCGTCTCCATGGGCATCGACATTTCCGAAGAGGCCGGCTGGCTGCGGAACAAGGGCCTGCGGATCATCGGCGGCGGCGTCCGCCTGGAGCTCGACTGGCCGGAACTCGCCTCGTACCCGGACTACGGGCTCGTCCGCAAGCGCGACGACTTCGACGAGCAGCTCGCCCGGCAGGCGCAGAAGGCCGGCGCCCGGCTGTACGAGCGCTGCAACGTCGGCGCCCCGATCGTCGACGACCGCACCGGCCGCATCACCGGCGTCCACGCCAAGCTCGGTGACGAGAAGCGCGAGGTCACCTTCCACGCCCCGCTCGTCGTCGCCGCCGACGGCAACTCCACCCGGCTCTCCCTCGCCATGGGCCTGCACCGCCGCGAGGACCGCCCGATGGGCGTCGCCGTCCGCACGTACTTCACCTCGCCCCGCCACGACGACGACTACCTGGAGTCCTGGCTGGAGCTGTGGGACCGGCGCGGCCCGCAGGACCGGCTGCTCCCCGGCTACGGCTGGATCTTCGGCATGGGCGACGGCACGTCCAACGTCGGCCTCGGCATCCTCAACTCCTCCTCCGCCTTCCGCGAGCTGGACTGGCGCGAGGTCCTCAAGGCCTGGTGCGCCTCGATGCCGGAGGACTGGGGCTACACCCCGGAGAACATGACGACGCCGATCCGCGGCGCCGCCCTCCCGATGGCCTTCAACCGCCAGCCGCACTACACGAAGGGCCTGCTGCTCGTCGGCGACGCGGGCGGCATGGTCAATCCGTTCAACGGCGAGGGCATCGCGTACGCCATGGAGTCCGGCCAGATCGCGGCCGATGTCATCGTCCAGGCCCACGCCCGCACGACCCCCGCCCAGCGCGAACTGGCCCTGCGGAACTACCCGCAGGTCCTCAAGGACACCTACGGCGGCTACTACACGCTCGGCCGCGCCTTCGTGAAGATGATCGGCAACCCGAAGGTCATGAAGATCGCGACCCAGCGCGGCCTGACCCACCCGCTCCTGATGAAGTTCACCCTCAAGATGCTGGCGAACCTCACGGACCCGACGGGCGGCGACGCGATGGACCGCATCATCAACGGCCTCTCGAAGGTGGCCCCGAAGGCCTGA
- a CDS encoding peptidase inhibitor family I36 protein: MTDFRFDLRRGALITAALALLCSVFLVLPASAEAEPFDDCPPATFCLYSGADGTGERRDFTDRQNAESYDATWDGKALSAKNNTAMWACVYGDPAYGGHLETVDLDAEDAYAAGAVSGHKLVPTRALCFTGYERCPDNRVCTFAERNGRGAMTVHLPATDPATRNYGNSYGTGPAPKSAWNRTAKDVCFYPQPTYTGTWADPADTTGVKKFGAYVVLRGDSVTVPAPFAGTFRSHELVTTTGDCQ, translated from the coding sequence GTGACCGACTTCCGATTCGACCTACGGCGGGGCGCGCTGATCACGGCCGCCCTCGCCCTCCTCTGCTCGGTGTTCCTCGTGCTGCCCGCGAGCGCCGAAGCCGAGCCCTTCGACGACTGCCCGCCCGCCACGTTCTGCCTCTACTCCGGAGCCGACGGCACCGGCGAGCGGCGGGACTTCACCGACCGGCAGAACGCCGAGAGCTACGACGCGACCTGGGACGGCAAGGCTCTGTCCGCGAAGAACAACACCGCGATGTGGGCCTGCGTCTACGGCGACCCCGCGTACGGCGGGCACCTCGAAACCGTCGATCTGGACGCCGAGGACGCCTACGCGGCCGGCGCCGTCAGCGGCCACAAGCTGGTCCCGACCCGGGCCCTCTGCTTCACCGGCTACGAGCGCTGCCCCGACAACCGGGTCTGCACCTTCGCGGAGCGCAACGGCCGCGGCGCGATGACCGTCCACCTCCCGGCGACCGACCCCGCCACCCGGAACTACGGCAACAGCTACGGCACCGGGCCCGCGCCCAAGTCCGCCTGGAACCGGACCGCGAAGGACGTCTGCTTCTACCCCCAGCCGACGTACACCGGCACCTGGGCCGACCCGGCGGACACCACGGGCGTGAAGAAGTTCGGCGCCTACGTCGTCCTGCGCGGCGACAGCGTCACCGTCCCGGCGCCCTTCGCCGGGACGTTCCGCTCGCACGAGCTCGTCACCACCACGGGAGACTGCCAGTGA